In Brachyhypopomus gauderio isolate BG-103 unplaced genomic scaffold, BGAUD_0.2 sc34, whole genome shotgun sequence, the following are encoded in one genomic region:
- the LOC143485508 gene encoding uncharacterized protein LOC143485508, whose translation MSFFHRRTDQPRPEQEQKNFIDTPGFTTYGVPYNPQATVIHTDPCGPAPFPHRRTAGPSDVGHVNTPVEGPLHTGPDMERQRHLAQPHVQGEVLRQMDPVNLQSDADALQRPVGDQLILEEDYDENYIPSEQDIHDFARQIGIDPEREPELLWLAREVAVAPLPPEWKPCQDVTGEVYYFNFSTGQSTWDHPCDEHYRQLVAQERERAHHGRTASAISGSASTGTTKNKEKKKKKKKKEEKKKKEPEGLKAPRLLAPLAPLRGMCDLSVPGLRGSLGNSTDLHPLKSSLGVNSQDEKDGEREEDEKMRPQVAERMMLEPSSPPSSSSLSKPSDGLQEPLKNNSALCWLRPETVRGTASRSSVAEETELDVEEEKTKREEECVCVCECGQLSGLLQEVREEVQREHSRKLEQLSQEHQEQLLTLRHKHLEEESVERERLLRAHLEEKERMQDSHTSQLDQLRLQLDSQLQHTHKTHMQKRARQFLEKETSCLRARQAALRTAHPSPQRSAAGGSAQPLCQESLRTLGRVLQLHEGGFRKRLLLERLLQERLLQRRQL comes from the exons ATGAGTTTTTTCCACAGGAGAAccgaccagccaaggcctgagcaggaacagaagaacttcatagacacaccaggttttacaacttatg gtgtgccctacaacccccaagcgacagtgatccacacggatccctgtggaccagcacccttccctcacagaaggacggcgggaccctcagatgtcggccatgttaacacccctgtagaaggaccactccacactg gccctgacatggagaggcagagacaccttgctcagccccatgttcaaggcgaggTCCTGAGACAGATGGATCCAGTCAACCTCCAGTCTGATG CAGATGCCCTTCAGAGACCAGTTGGAGACCAGTTGATCCTGGAAGAGGATTATGATGAGAATTATATCCCATCTGAACAAG ATATCCATGATTTTGCCAGACAAATTGGCATTGACCCTGAGAGGGAGCCAGAGCTCCTATGGCTGGCCAGAGAGGTGGCTGTAGCCCCACTACCTCCTGAATGGAAACCCTG tcaggatgtgactggagaagtttactacttcaacttctccacgggccagtccacctgggaccacccctgtgatgagcactaccgccaactagtggcccaggagcgggagcgtgctcaccacggccggactgcctctgccatctcaggctccgcctccacaggaaccacaaagaacaaggagaagaagaagaagaagaagaagaaggaggagaaaaaaaagaaggaaccagagggactgaaggccccaaga ctgctggctcctctggctccactgagagggatgtgtgacctttcagttccaggactgcgaggttccctgggcaactccacagaccttcatcctttaaagtcctcactaggggtaaat TCTCAGgatgagaaagatggagagagagaggaagatgagaagatgagaCCACAAGTGGCAGAGAG gatgatgttggagccttcctcccctccatcctcttcctcactctccaaACCCTCTGATGGACTGCAAGAGCCACTGAAGAAcaatagcgccctctgctggctgagGCCGGAGACGGTTCGGGGGACAGCGAGCAGGAGCAGCGTGGCAGAGGAGACTGAGCTGGACGTGGAGgaagaaaagacaaagagagaggaggagtgtgtgtgtgtgtgtgagtgtggtcagctgtctggtctgttgcaggaggtgagggaggaggtgcagagggagcacagcaggaagctggagcagctgtcgcaggagcaccaggagcagctcctcaccctcagacacaagcacctggaggag gagagcgtggagagggagcgcttgttgagggctcatctggaggagaaggagaggatgcaggattcacacacatcccagctggatcagctcagactacagctcgactctcagctccaacacacccacaaaacacacatgcagaaa AGAGCAAGACAGTTCTTAGAGAAAGAGACCAGCTGTCTGAGAGCGAGACAAGCGGCACTAAGGACGGCTCACCCCAGCCCGCAGAGGTCCGCTGCAGGAGGTTCTGCTCAGCCTCTCTGCCAG